From one Eptesicus fuscus isolate TK198812 chromosome 21, DD_ASM_mEF_20220401, whole genome shotgun sequence genomic stretch:
- the URI1 gene encoding unconventional prefoldin RPB5 interactor 1 isoform X2, translating into MVQRVVTGCRERIQHWQQVDDDYSALQERLGTLPDKLSYNIMVPFGPFAFMPGKLVHTNEVTVLLGDNWFAKCSAKQAVGLVEHRKGHVRKTIDDLKKVMTNFESRVEFTEDLQKMSDAAGDIVDIREEIKSDFEFKAKHRIAHKPHSKPKTSDGFEADFANVESKDLLADQELWARLEELERQEELLGELESQPPPVIANGEDTASSEEEKEDASRRVNGRVNGTHPAAESAAPSCRPADDTVAERLRGPSCAVNGSRSPLSDEDEDGDDDDALGPGASSVPTIYFSHTVEPKRVRINTGKNTTLKFSEKKEEAKRKRKNSCGGGHPAPELPAIRTPADIYRVFVDLVNGAYVPRKSILKSRSRENSVCSDTSEGSAADCEERRGLLRSVSCEEAAGSDAGESILEEEQEQLPETRSPAPGALEAFSGTVIEKELSPCLAPHPATAHSMLPTIPERREVPSEGSEVTKRVSKFKAARLQQRS; encoded by the exons GCAGCAGGTCGATGACGACTACAGCGCCCTGCAGGAGCGACTCGGCACCCTGCCTGATAAGCTGTCCTACAACATCATG gtgcCCTTTGGCCCTTTCGCCTTCATGCCAGGAAAACTTGTCCACACTAACGAAGTCACTGTGTTACTTGGGGACAACTGGTTTGCCAAGTGTTCTGCAAAGCAGGCCGTGGGCTTAGTCGAGCACCGGAAAGGAC ATGTAAGAAAAACaatagatgatttaaaaaaagtgatgacAAATTTTGAATCCAGAGTTGAATTTACAGAAGATTTGCAGAAAATGAGTGAT GCTGCAGGTGATATTGTTGACAtaagagaagaaattaaaagtgacTTCGAATTTAAAG CAAAACACCGGATTGCTCATAAACCTCACTCCAAACCCAAAACTTCAGATGGTTTTGAAGCGGATTTTGCAAATGTCGAATCCAAGGATCTGCTTGCGGACCAGGAGCTGTGGGCTCGGCTTGAAGAACTGGAGCGACAGGAGGAGCTGCTGGGTGAACTTGAGAG TCAGCCTCCTCCTGTGATTGCAAACGGAGAAGATACAGCGTCTTccgaagaggagaaggaggatgcGAGCAGACGTGTGAACGGACGTGTGAACGGGACGCATCCAGCGGCCGAGTCCGCGGCTCCCAGCTGTCGCCCTGCGGATGATACCGTTGCGGAGCGGCTCCGTGGTCCGAGCTGCGCTGTGAATGGCTCTCGTTCCCCCCTCagtgatgaggatgaggatggtgACGACGACGACGCTCTTGGGCCTGGGGCCAGCTCTGTACCAACCATATACTTTTCTCACACGGTCGAACCCAAGCGG GTGCGAATAAATACTGGAAAAAACACCACTTTAAAATTCagtgaaaagaaggaagaagccaAACGGAAGCGAAAGAACAGCTGTGGTGGTGGCCACCCTGCCCCGGAGCTGCCCGCCATCAGGACCCCTGCGGACATCTACAG GGTCTTCGTGGACCTGGTGAACGGGGCGTACGTCCCTCGGAAGTCCATCCTGAAGTCGCGCAGCCGGGAGAACAGCGTGTGCAGCGACACCAGCGAGGGCAGCGCCGCCGACTGCGAGGAGCGCCGCGGGCTGCTGCGGAGCGTCAGCTGCGAGGAGGCCGCGGGCAGCGACGCCGGCGAGAGCATtttggaggaggagcaggagcagcttCCAGAGACGCGCTCGCCCGCGCCCGGAGCACtcgag GCTTTTTCTGGAACTGTAATAGAGAAAGAATTGTCGCCCTGCCTCGCCCCGCACCCGGCCACGGCCCACTCTATGCTGCCCACGATCCCTGAGCGGAGAGAAGTCCCATCAGAAGGGTCGGAGGTTACCAAGCGGGTGTCCAAGTTCAAAGCCGCCAGGCTGCAGCAGAGGAGCTAG
- the URI1 gene encoding unconventional prefoldin RPB5 interactor 1 isoform X1, with amino-acid sequence MEAPPDPALLAAASAPASAPLRAPEVARLRQEQEKVVTGCRERIQHWQQVDDDYSALQERLGTLPDKLSYNIMVPFGPFAFMPGKLVHTNEVTVLLGDNWFAKCSAKQAVGLVEHRKGHVRKTIDDLKKVMTNFESRVEFTEDLQKMSDAAGDIVDIREEIKSDFEFKAKHRIAHKPHSKPKTSDGFEADFANVESKDLLADQELWARLEELERQEELLGELESQPPPVIANGEDTASSEEEKEDASRRVNGRVNGTHPAAESAAPSCRPADDTVAERLRGPSCAVNGSRSPLSDEDEDGDDDDALGPGASSVPTIYFSHTVEPKRVRINTGKNTTLKFSEKKEEAKRKRKNSCGGGHPAPELPAIRTPADIYRVFVDLVNGAYVPRKSILKSRSRENSVCSDTSEGSAADCEERRGLLRSVSCEEAAGSDAGESILEEEQEQLPETRSPAPGALEAFSGTVIEKELSPCLAPHPATAHSMLPTIPERREVPSEGSEVTKRVSKFKAARLQQRS; translated from the exons GCAGCAGGTCGATGACGACTACAGCGCCCTGCAGGAGCGACTCGGCACCCTGCCTGATAAGCTGTCCTACAACATCATG gtgcCCTTTGGCCCTTTCGCCTTCATGCCAGGAAAACTTGTCCACACTAACGAAGTCACTGTGTTACTTGGGGACAACTGGTTTGCCAAGTGTTCTGCAAAGCAGGCCGTGGGCTTAGTCGAGCACCGGAAAGGAC ATGTAAGAAAAACaatagatgatttaaaaaaagtgatgacAAATTTTGAATCCAGAGTTGAATTTACAGAAGATTTGCAGAAAATGAGTGAT GCTGCAGGTGATATTGTTGACAtaagagaagaaattaaaagtgacTTCGAATTTAAAG CAAAACACCGGATTGCTCATAAACCTCACTCCAAACCCAAAACTTCAGATGGTTTTGAAGCGGATTTTGCAAATGTCGAATCCAAGGATCTGCTTGCGGACCAGGAGCTGTGGGCTCGGCTTGAAGAACTGGAGCGACAGGAGGAGCTGCTGGGTGAACTTGAGAG TCAGCCTCCTCCTGTGATTGCAAACGGAGAAGATACAGCGTCTTccgaagaggagaaggaggatgcGAGCAGACGTGTGAACGGACGTGTGAACGGGACGCATCCAGCGGCCGAGTCCGCGGCTCCCAGCTGTCGCCCTGCGGATGATACCGTTGCGGAGCGGCTCCGTGGTCCGAGCTGCGCTGTGAATGGCTCTCGTTCCCCCCTCagtgatgaggatgaggatggtgACGACGACGACGCTCTTGGGCCTGGGGCCAGCTCTGTACCAACCATATACTTTTCTCACACGGTCGAACCCAAGCGG GTGCGAATAAATACTGGAAAAAACACCACTTTAAAATTCagtgaaaagaaggaagaagccaAACGGAAGCGAAAGAACAGCTGTGGTGGTGGCCACCCTGCCCCGGAGCTGCCCGCCATCAGGACCCCTGCGGACATCTACAG GGTCTTCGTGGACCTGGTGAACGGGGCGTACGTCCCTCGGAAGTCCATCCTGAAGTCGCGCAGCCGGGAGAACAGCGTGTGCAGCGACACCAGCGAGGGCAGCGCCGCCGACTGCGAGGAGCGCCGCGGGCTGCTGCGGAGCGTCAGCTGCGAGGAGGCCGCGGGCAGCGACGCCGGCGAGAGCATtttggaggaggagcaggagcagcttCCAGAGACGCGCTCGCCCGCGCCCGGAGCACtcgag GCTTTTTCTGGAACTGTAATAGAGAAAGAATTGTCGCCCTGCCTCGCCCCGCACCCGGCCACGGCCCACTCTATGCTGCCCACGATCCCTGAGCGGAGAGAAGTCCCATCAGAAGGGTCGGAGGTTACCAAGCGGGTGTCCAAGTTCAAAGCCGCCAGGCTGCAGCAGAGGAGCTAG
- the URI1 gene encoding unconventional prefoldin RPB5 interactor 1 isoform X3: MVPFGPFAFMPGKLVHTNEVTVLLGDNWFAKCSAKQAVGLVEHRKGHVRKTIDDLKKVMTNFESRVEFTEDLQKMSDAAGDIVDIREEIKSDFEFKAKHRIAHKPHSKPKTSDGFEADFANVESKDLLADQELWARLEELERQEELLGELESQPPPVIANGEDTASSEEEKEDASRRVNGRVNGTHPAAESAAPSCRPADDTVAERLRGPSCAVNGSRSPLSDEDEDGDDDDALGPGASSVPTIYFSHTVEPKRVRINTGKNTTLKFSEKKEEAKRKRKNSCGGGHPAPELPAIRTPADIYRVFVDLVNGAYVPRKSILKSRSRENSVCSDTSEGSAADCEERRGLLRSVSCEEAAGSDAGESILEEEQEQLPETRSPAPGALEAFSGTVIEKELSPCLAPHPATAHSMLPTIPERREVPSEGSEVTKRVSKFKAARLQQRS, from the exons ATG gtgcCCTTTGGCCCTTTCGCCTTCATGCCAGGAAAACTTGTCCACACTAACGAAGTCACTGTGTTACTTGGGGACAACTGGTTTGCCAAGTGTTCTGCAAAGCAGGCCGTGGGCTTAGTCGAGCACCGGAAAGGAC ATGTAAGAAAAACaatagatgatttaaaaaaagtgatgacAAATTTTGAATCCAGAGTTGAATTTACAGAAGATTTGCAGAAAATGAGTGAT GCTGCAGGTGATATTGTTGACAtaagagaagaaattaaaagtgacTTCGAATTTAAAG CAAAACACCGGATTGCTCATAAACCTCACTCCAAACCCAAAACTTCAGATGGTTTTGAAGCGGATTTTGCAAATGTCGAATCCAAGGATCTGCTTGCGGACCAGGAGCTGTGGGCTCGGCTTGAAGAACTGGAGCGACAGGAGGAGCTGCTGGGTGAACTTGAGAG TCAGCCTCCTCCTGTGATTGCAAACGGAGAAGATACAGCGTCTTccgaagaggagaaggaggatgcGAGCAGACGTGTGAACGGACGTGTGAACGGGACGCATCCAGCGGCCGAGTCCGCGGCTCCCAGCTGTCGCCCTGCGGATGATACCGTTGCGGAGCGGCTCCGTGGTCCGAGCTGCGCTGTGAATGGCTCTCGTTCCCCCCTCagtgatgaggatgaggatggtgACGACGACGACGCTCTTGGGCCTGGGGCCAGCTCTGTACCAACCATATACTTTTCTCACACGGTCGAACCCAAGCGG GTGCGAATAAATACTGGAAAAAACACCACTTTAAAATTCagtgaaaagaaggaagaagccaAACGGAAGCGAAAGAACAGCTGTGGTGGTGGCCACCCTGCCCCGGAGCTGCCCGCCATCAGGACCCCTGCGGACATCTACAG GGTCTTCGTGGACCTGGTGAACGGGGCGTACGTCCCTCGGAAGTCCATCCTGAAGTCGCGCAGCCGGGAGAACAGCGTGTGCAGCGACACCAGCGAGGGCAGCGCCGCCGACTGCGAGGAGCGCCGCGGGCTGCTGCGGAGCGTCAGCTGCGAGGAGGCCGCGGGCAGCGACGCCGGCGAGAGCATtttggaggaggagcaggagcagcttCCAGAGACGCGCTCGCCCGCGCCCGGAGCACtcgag GCTTTTTCTGGAACTGTAATAGAGAAAGAATTGTCGCCCTGCCTCGCCCCGCACCCGGCCACGGCCCACTCTATGCTGCCCACGATCCCTGAGCGGAGAGAAGTCCCATCAGAAGGGTCGGAGGTTACCAAGCGGGTGTCCAAGTTCAAAGCCGCCAGGCTGCAGCAGAGGAGCTAG